A stretch of DNA from Candidatus Sysuiplasma acidicola:
GCTTAAATAATCCGCATAATTTACCTCACATCGTTCAGGCACCCATTGAAATCTGCAGCAAGAAGGGATTCAAACGAATGTACAACTTTTCCCTGATGAAAAACTCATCAAAAAATTACACCCGAGCAGACTTTCATTCATAAAGATATATCTTGTAGGCATAACATTGGTACTCTGGGCTGCAATTTTCTATGTAGTTACTCAGACAGCACTGTGGAAAAACGGTGGAGTGAGATTCTTTTCCTCACTCTCATCCGGCAGTACGGTCGTTTTCGGATCGCAGTATGCCGGAACATACGCGCTTCCATGGACCATAGCCACTTTGCTTTTAGGTGTGCTTTCCCTTTTTCTGACAAGGAATCATCGTCACTGGCTCACTTTTGCCGCATTTATTCTAGTTTCTATTGGTTCCGTATTCCTCCTTAGGACATTTAGCGCATTGCGATCGGTAGCTGACATTTTCCTTTCCGCGATCACACTATTTGCAGGCATAACAGCAATTCTAATTGCGGATTTTTACAGAAAATCGTACAAGTATTACATTACAAACTTCCGAATAGCGATGATAAGAAAATTTCTGACGTATAACGAAGTATATACGCGATATGAGAACCTCGTGGATATCGATGTCACCGTCTCGTTCCTAGGCAGAATCTTTTCGTTCGGAAGCATAGTACCAATTACCTCGGCCGGCCTCGGAATGGGTGCCAATTACTCCGGACGAGGGGGAGTCAACGGTGCAGTCTCGGTAAAGGGAATTGATGTCCCGAGAGCTAAGCCAAGCGAGTGCTTTTTCGGCGTCAAACACCCTTATACCATCAGAAACGAAATCGCTGAATACATGCAGAAATCAAGCAGTTCTTATGAACTGAAGCAGATACAGGATGCGCTCAAACCAAAGACATCAAACTGATTTAATCGTTTTAAAGGGTGAGGTGGGGGAAACCTCACCCGGGAAGGGACTGGTAAAAATATATTGCCCATCCCTCCCTACAATATAATACTGTAACTTCCACAATATATGAACTTTACTATACGCTCGTCGAATTACGAAACGATGAATCTGCTCGCCATTCACTTCTCCTTCTTCGATTTCGAAGGGCAGTTCATGTTT
This window harbors:
- a CDS encoding PH domain-containing protein encodes the protein MVLWAAIFYVVTQTALWKNGGVRFFSSLSSGSTVVFGSQYAGTYALPWTIATLLLGVLSLFLTRNHRHWLTFAAFILVSIGSVFLLRTFSALRSVADIFLSAITLFAGITAILIADFYRKSYKYYITNFRIAMIRKFLTYNEVYTRYENLVDIDVTVSFLGRIFSFGSIVPITSAGLGMGANYSGRGGVNGAVSVKGIDVPRAKPSECFFGVKHPYTIRNEIAEYMQKSSSSYELKQIQDALKPKTSN